In a genomic window of Phycodurus eques isolate BA_2022a chromosome 2, UOR_Pequ_1.1, whole genome shotgun sequence:
- the LOC133418003 gene encoding oocyte zinc finger protein XlCOF7.1-like produces MCARTTRDYAEELSGRETEKEPLDAVLGQPRDVSRGGDVSEDDVRREHREPEEDEHEPPDVKEEAAPAPPHVKEEEREDDIGEVPFTGRIVKSEEDVSEAYLHPARQALESRPVKEEEEYVFTGLPLTGVHLKHEEDQDKGRSEETRGEELPSSSSSQRMTTEGDRDRWGRSRADGLLAPLSDSDDAMSHARDSRDDDDDGDEHSKGDMTRRSDNKRWECSQCDKTFDAKYTLKVHLTMHTTDKRFVCSVCDKRFAQKAALTTHKKSHMREKRFTCSVCLLTFRKHCNLKAHTRTHTGEKPFACSVCGKRFTEKGHLRTHSRTHTGEKPFACSVCGQSFSERGSLRKHARTHSGEKPFACSVCAKTFTQKGHLRRHTRTHTGEKPFSCSVCDKRFCNKYQVTIHKCAGENRSHQ; encoded by the exons atgtgtgcgaGAACGACACGTGACTACGCGGAGGAACTTTCTGGAAGGGAAACGGAGAAGGAGCCACTGGACGCTGTTTTGGGGCAACCTCGAGATGTGTCACGCGGAGGAG ACGTCAGCGAGGACGACGTACGTCGTGAGCATCGGGAGCCAGAAGAGGATGAGCACGAGCCACCCGACGTCAAAGAGGAAGCGGCGCCGGCGCCTCCTCACGTCAAAGAAGAAGAGCGCGAGGACGATATCGGCGAGGTTCCGTTCACCGGTCGCATTGTGAAGAGCGAAGAAG ACGTCAGTGAAGCATATCTTCATCCTGCGCGACAAGCGTTAGAGTCCCGTCCcgtgaaagaggaggaggagtatGTTTTCACCGGGTTGCCATTAACTGGCGTCCATTTAAAGCATGAAGAAGACCAAGACAAAGGTCGAAGTGAAGAGACCagaggggaggagcttccaagcagcagctcaagtcaacgcatgacaacagaaggtgacCGAGACCGGTGGGGACGATCACGAGCAGACGGCCTCTTGGCTCCGCTCTCAGATAGCGACGACGCAATGTCGCACGCTCGTGACTCTcgtgatgacgacgacgacggtgACGAACACTCCAAAGGTGATATGACACGCCGCAGTGACAACAAGCGCTGggaatgttctcagtgtgacaAAACCTTTGATGCCAAGTACACTTTGAAAGTACACTTGACAATGCACACGACAGACAAACgttttgtctgctcagtttgtgataAAAGATTCGCCCAAAAAGCCGCtttgaccacacacaaaaagtcacACATGAGAGAGAAACGTTTCACTTGCTCAGTTTGCCTCTTGACTTTTCGGAAGCATTGCAATTTAAAAGcacacacaaggacacacacaggagaaaaaccttttgcctgctcagtttgtggtaaaagattcactgaAAAAGGACACTTAAGGACACACTCAAGAACGcatactggcgagaaaccttttgcctgctcagtttgcggccAAAGCTTTTCTGAAAGGGGAAGCTTAAGAAAACACGCAAGAACCCACagtggagaaaaaccttttgcctgctcagtttgcgctAAAACCTTCACCCAGAAGGGACATTTAAGACGGcatacaagaacacacactggagagaaaccattcAGTTGCAGCGTGTGTGACAAAAGATTCTGTAATAAGTATCAGGTTACGATACACAAGTGTGCTGGGGAGAATCGTAGTCATCAATGA